The following coding sequences lie in one Burkholderia cepacia genomic window:
- a CDS encoding acyl-CoA synthetase — protein sequence MLPAANRYDELLSRFQWDIPARYNIGVDVCDKWADGSGRLALIYETAQGDVFRLTFDDLKNASNRLANSFTRAGLRRGDRIGIFLAQGPETAIAHLAAYKLGAIAVPLFTLFGVDALEYRLANSEAAALVTDAAGYAKIAPLRAQLPALHTVYCVGDDAPDAPGVLRYDAALAAETPDFVAADTAADDPAVIIYTSGTTGKPKGALHAHRVLLGHLPGVEMSQQCFPRDARLFWTPADWAWIGGLLDVLLPSWHHGVPVLARRFEKFDGDAAFALMARHGVTHAFLPPTALKLMRAVERPRERYALSLKSVASGGESLGTELTAWGRDALGVTINEFYGQTECNMVLSSCAALFDAQPGAIGKAVPGHAVAIVDANGTPLPPGVEGRIAVRRPDPVMFIEYWRNADATRDKFAGDYLLTGDTGTIDADGFVRFVGRDDDVITSAGYRIGPGPIEDCLLTHPAVRMAAVVGVPDATRTEIVKAFVVLNPGHIGDDALVLALQAHVRTRLAAHEYPRAIAFVDSLPMTATGKIVRRALRDA from the coding sequence ATGCTGCCCGCCGCCAACCGCTACGACGAACTGCTCTCCCGCTTCCAGTGGGACATTCCGGCCCGCTACAACATCGGCGTGGACGTCTGCGACAAATGGGCCGACGGCAGCGGTCGCCTCGCGTTGATCTACGAAACGGCGCAGGGCGACGTGTTCCGCCTCACGTTCGACGACTTGAAGAATGCTTCTAACCGGCTCGCGAACAGCTTTACGCGCGCCGGCCTGCGACGCGGCGACCGGATCGGTATCTTTCTCGCACAAGGGCCCGAAACGGCCATTGCACACCTCGCCGCGTACAAGCTCGGTGCAATCGCGGTGCCGCTCTTCACGCTGTTCGGCGTCGATGCGCTCGAATACCGGCTCGCGAACAGCGAGGCGGCCGCGCTCGTCACCGACGCGGCCGGCTACGCAAAAATCGCACCGCTGCGCGCGCAGCTGCCGGCGCTGCATACCGTCTACTGCGTCGGCGACGATGCCCCCGACGCGCCGGGCGTGCTGCGTTACGACGCGGCGCTCGCCGCCGAAACGCCGGATTTCGTGGCGGCCGACACGGCCGCCGACGATCCGGCGGTGATCATCTACACGTCCGGCACGACGGGCAAACCGAAAGGCGCGCTGCACGCCCATCGCGTGCTGCTCGGCCACCTGCCGGGCGTCGAGATGTCGCAGCAATGCTTCCCGCGCGACGCGCGCCTGTTCTGGACGCCGGCCGACTGGGCGTGGATCGGCGGCCTGCTCGACGTGCTGCTGCCGTCATGGCATCACGGCGTGCCGGTGCTCGCGCGCCGCTTCGAGAAGTTCGACGGCGACGCGGCGTTCGCGTTGATGGCCCGGCACGGCGTCACGCATGCGTTCCTGCCGCCCACCGCGTTGAAGCTGATGCGCGCCGTGGAGCGGCCGCGCGAACGCTACGCGCTGTCGCTGAAATCGGTCGCGAGCGGCGGCGAGTCGCTCGGCACCGAACTGACGGCCTGGGGGCGCGACGCGCTCGGCGTGACGATCAACGAGTTCTACGGGCAAACCGAGTGCAACATGGTGCTGTCATCGTGCGCGGCGCTGTTCGACGCGCAGCCCGGTGCGATCGGCAAGGCAGTGCCCGGTCATGCGGTCGCGATCGTCGACGCGAACGGCACGCCGCTGCCGCCGGGCGTCGAAGGTCGCATCGCGGTGCGCCGTCCCGACCCGGTGATGTTCATCGAATACTGGCGCAACGCGGATGCGACGCGCGACAAGTTCGCGGGCGACTACCTGCTCACCGGCGATACAGGCACGATCGACGCCGACGGCTTCGTGCGCTTCGTCGGCCGCGACGACGACGTGATCACGAGCGCCGGCTACCGGATCGGCCCGGGCCCGATCGAGGACTGCCTGCTCACGCATCCGGCGGTGCGGATGGCGGCCGTCGTCGGCGTGCCGGACGCGACGCGCACCGAGATCGTCAAGGCGTTCGTCGTGCTGAATCCCGGCCACATCGGCGACGACGCGCTCGTGCTCGCGCTGCAGGCACACGTGCGCACGCGGCTCGCCGCACACGAGTATCCGCGCGCGATCGCGTTCGTCGACAGCCTGCCGATGACCGCGACCGGCAAGATCGTGCGCCGCGCACTGCGCGACGCGTGA
- a CDS encoding peptidoglycan DD-metalloendopeptidase family protein, protein MFGTTTKRLFAAACAALLVACGSAPVGPGFYRVERGDTLYKIARDNRTSVQNVVRWNQMTNPDAIEVGQVLRVAPPPGTTTASTPSTTGTGSAGRARPAPSAPVESAVKPATSISLIWPAAGNVVRTFDGSKSKGIDIANSPGTPVVAAAPGVVVYAGNGLRGYGNLIILKHNADYLTAYAHNRALLVKEGQSVTQGQSIAEMGNSDSDRVALHFELRYGGRSIDPSRYLPSR, encoded by the coding sequence ATGTTCGGAACAACAACGAAGCGACTCTTCGCAGCCGCCTGCGCCGCCCTGCTCGTCGCGTGCGGCTCCGCGCCCGTCGGCCCCGGGTTCTATCGCGTCGAGCGTGGCGACACGCTCTACAAGATCGCGCGTGACAACCGCACGTCAGTGCAGAACGTCGTGCGCTGGAACCAGATGACGAACCCCGATGCGATCGAAGTCGGCCAGGTGCTGCGCGTCGCGCCGCCGCCCGGCACGACGACCGCATCGACGCCGTCGACCACCGGCACCGGCAGCGCCGGCCGCGCGCGCCCCGCACCATCCGCGCCGGTTGAATCGGCCGTCAAGCCGGCCACGAGCATTTCGCTGATCTGGCCGGCGGCCGGCAATGTGGTCCGCACGTTCGACGGCTCGAAATCGAAGGGGATCGACATCGCGAACTCGCCGGGCACGCCGGTGGTCGCAGCCGCGCCGGGTGTCGTGGTCTATGCCGGTAACGGGCTGCGCGGCTACGGCAACCTGATCATCCTGAAGCACAACGCCGACTACCTGACCGCCTACGCGCATAACCGCGCGCTACTGGTGAAGGAAGGCCAGTCGGTGACACAGGGGCAGTCGATCGCGGAAATGGGCAACAGCGACAGCGATCGCGTCGCGCTGCATTTCGAGCTGCGCTACGGCGGCCGGTCGATCGACCCGTCGCGCTACCTGCCGTCGCGCTGA
- a CDS encoding aldose epimerase, with product MPIFQQHDIHELHAGPSLVRVAPQFGGRLLSWHVDGEPIIFWPETADWSNLARVRGGNPLLFPFLGRHRVDGELGRWRDAAGVVRDLPMHGFARDLPFDARPSADGCALSMTLDANDALRASYPFDFRFETTYRLADAHTLDVALTTTNRGDTPLPYYAGHHFYFALPHGERAETTLELPPTRSCQQRPDGSISPLEPGEAQYRLDDPDIVDRFHCLDGEPSAPVRIVMPGRRRTIEIALDVPGSIPWYAVTTWTEKPDSDFYCVEPWLGLPDAIHNGLGLRMLAPGATETATLRIRVRPLAG from the coding sequence ATGCCGATCTTCCAGCAACACGACATCCACGAACTTCACGCCGGCCCGTCGCTCGTCCGGGTCGCTCCGCAATTCGGCGGCCGCCTGCTGTCCTGGCACGTCGACGGCGAACCGATCATCTTCTGGCCGGAAACGGCCGACTGGAGCAACCTCGCCCGCGTGCGCGGCGGCAATCCGCTGCTGTTCCCGTTCCTTGGCCGCCACCGTGTCGACGGAGAACTCGGCCGCTGGCGCGATGCCGCCGGCGTGGTCCGCGACCTGCCGATGCACGGCTTCGCGCGCGATCTGCCGTTCGACGCGCGTCCGTCGGCCGACGGGTGCGCGCTGTCGATGACGCTAGACGCGAACGACGCGCTGCGCGCGAGCTACCCGTTCGATTTCCGGTTCGAGACGACCTACCGGCTGGCCGACGCGCACACGCTCGACGTCGCGCTGACGACGACCAATCGCGGCGACACACCGCTGCCCTACTACGCCGGCCACCACTTCTATTTCGCGCTGCCGCATGGCGAACGCGCCGAAACCACGCTCGAACTGCCGCCGACCCGCAGTTGCCAGCAGCGCCCGGACGGCTCGATCAGCCCGCTCGAACCCGGCGAAGCGCAGTACCGCCTCGACGATCCGGACATCGTCGACCGCTTCCACTGCCTCGACGGCGAACCGTCCGCGCCGGTGCGCATCGTGATGCCGGGCCGCCGCCGCACGATCGAGATTGCGCTCGACGTGCCGGGCTCGATCCCGTGGTACGCGGTCACGACCTGGACCGAAAAACCGGATTCCGACTTCTACTGCGTCGAGCCGTGGCTCGGCCTGCCCGATGCGATCCACAACGGCCTCGGGCTGCGCATGCTCGCGCCGGGCGCGACCGAAACGGCCACGCTGCGCATTCGCGTGCGCCCGCTCGCCGGCTGA
- a CDS encoding undecaprenyl-diphosphate phosphatase, translating into MSLWFLVFLSVLQGVTELFPVSSLGHTLLVPALFGMHIDKHAPQLLPFLVALHLGTALALLWYFRARWIALISGFFAQLGGRKNDDGHLMWALIIGTIPTGIVGLLLEKRIERVFHDLRIVAIALIVNGVLLWLGDRIQRSRAHQAPEKMTFKQAFFVGLAQIGALIPGFSRSGLTMIAGNAAGLTAEKAAEFSFLLGTPIIFAAGVLELPKLFHARDQLADALLGGVLTAIAAYLSVRFLMRYFEGRGRLASFGVYCVIAGVFCLGWFMLHPQPV; encoded by the coding sequence GTGAGTCTCTGGTTTCTGGTATTCCTGAGCGTCCTGCAGGGCGTCACCGAACTCTTCCCCGTCAGCAGCCTGGGCCATACGCTGCTCGTGCCGGCGCTGTTCGGCATGCATATCGACAAGCACGCGCCGCAACTGCTGCCGTTCCTCGTCGCGCTGCACCTCGGCACCGCGCTGGCGCTGCTGTGGTACTTCCGCGCGCGCTGGATCGCGCTGATCAGCGGTTTCTTCGCGCAGCTCGGCGGCCGCAAGAATGACGACGGCCACCTGATGTGGGCGCTCATCATCGGTACGATTCCGACCGGCATCGTCGGGCTGCTGCTCGAGAAGCGAATCGAACGTGTGTTCCACGATCTGCGGATCGTCGCGATCGCGCTGATCGTGAACGGCGTGCTGCTGTGGCTCGGCGATCGCATCCAGCGCAGCCGCGCGCACCAGGCGCCCGAGAAGATGACGTTCAAGCAGGCGTTCTTCGTGGGTCTCGCGCAGATCGGCGCACTGATTCCGGGTTTCTCGCGCAGCGGGCTGACGATGATCGCCGGCAATGCCGCAGGGCTCACGGCGGAGAAGGCGGCGGAGTTTTCGTTCCTGCTCGGCACGCCGATCATCTTCGCGGCGGGTGTGCTCGAACTGCCGAAGCTGTTCCATGCTCGCGACCAGCTCGCCGATGCACTGCTCGGTGGCGTGCTGACGGCGATTGCCGCGTACCTGAGCGTGCGGTTCCTGATGCGCTATTTCGAAGGGCGCGGCCGGCTCGCGTCGTTCGGCGTGTATTGCGTGATCGCCGGCGTGTTCTGTCTCGGCTGGTTCATGCTGCATCCGCAGCCGGTTTGA
- the glmS gene encoding glutamine--fructose-6-phosphate transaminase (isomerizing), producing the protein MCGIVGAVAQRDIVPILIEGLRRLEYRGYDSCGVATVVDGQARRERSMSRVADLDAHVRSAGLTGSTGIAHTRWATHGAPATCNAHPIFSRDEIALVHNGIIENHETLRKQLSDEHYEFDGQTDTEVVAHLIHSKYRGDLLTAVRDATSQLHGAYAIAVFSKHEPQRLIGARAGSPLVVGVKDGECFLASDALALAGITDRFIFLEEGDIVELTPGGVRVLDRTGAPIERAIQTVSSAQGVVELGPYRHFMQKEIFEQPQAVAATIPDAGLFDPAVFGPDAARAFEQIDNVLILACGTSHYSGLTARRWLETIARIPAQVEIASEYRYSDALAMPNTLVVSVSQSGETADTLAALKYAQALGHIDTLAICNVPTSAMMRQTGLRFLTRAGPEIGVASTKAFTTQLVALFILAVTLGRLRGYVDDAQLARYTTQLRRLPGALEDVLGLEPQIERWAAEFSQHENALFLGRGLHYPIALEGALKLKEISYIHAEAYPAGELKHGPLALVTHTMPVATIAPNDALLEKLKSNMQEVRARGGQLYVFADADTRIDNGEGVSVLRMPDYYGLLSPILHVVPLQLLAYHAACLRGADIDKPRNLAKSVTVE; encoded by the coding sequence ATGTGTGGCATCGTCGGCGCGGTCGCGCAACGGGACATCGTCCCGATTCTGATTGAAGGTCTGCGCCGCCTCGAGTATCGCGGCTACGACTCATGTGGCGTGGCGACCGTCGTCGACGGCCAGGCGCGACGGGAGCGCAGCATGTCGCGCGTCGCCGATCTCGATGCGCACGTGCGCAGCGCCGGCCTGACCGGCAGCACCGGCATCGCCCACACGCGCTGGGCGACCCATGGCGCGCCCGCAACCTGCAACGCGCACCCGATCTTCTCTCGCGACGAGATCGCGCTCGTGCACAACGGCATCATCGAAAACCATGAAACGTTGCGCAAGCAACTGTCCGACGAACACTACGAATTCGACGGCCAGACCGACACCGAAGTCGTCGCCCACCTGATCCACAGCAAGTATCGCGGCGACCTGCTCACCGCCGTACGCGATGCGACGTCGCAGCTTCACGGCGCCTACGCGATCGCGGTGTTCAGCAAACACGAGCCGCAGCGGCTGATCGGCGCGCGGGCCGGCTCGCCGCTCGTCGTCGGCGTGAAGGATGGCGAATGCTTTCTCGCGTCCGATGCGCTCGCGCTTGCCGGCATCACCGACCGCTTCATCTTTCTCGAGGAAGGCGACATCGTCGAGTTGACGCCGGGTGGCGTGCGGGTGCTCGATCGCACCGGTGCGCCGATCGAGCGCGCGATACAGACCGTTTCGTCCGCACAGGGTGTGGTCGAACTCGGGCCGTACCGGCACTTCATGCAGAAGGAAATTTTCGAGCAACCGCAGGCCGTGGCCGCGACCATCCCGGACGCGGGGCTGTTCGATCCGGCCGTATTCGGCCCGGATGCCGCGCGCGCGTTCGAGCAGATCGACAACGTGCTGATTCTCGCGTGCGGCACGAGCCATTATTCCGGTCTGACCGCGCGCCGCTGGCTCGAAACGATCGCGCGCATACCCGCGCAGGTCGAGATTGCGAGCGAGTACCGTTACAGCGATGCGCTCGCGATGCCGAACACGCTGGTGGTCAGCGTGTCGCAATCCGGCGAGACCGCCGACACGCTCGCCGCGCTCAAGTACGCGCAGGCGCTCGGCCATATCGACACGCTGGCGATCTGCAACGTGCCGACCAGCGCGATGATGCGTCAGACCGGCCTGCGCTTCCTGACGCGGGCCGGCCCGGAAATCGGCGTCGCGTCGACCAAGGCGTTCACGACGCAGCTCGTCGCGCTATTCATTCTTGCCGTCACGCTCGGACGGCTGCGCGGCTACGTCGACGACGCGCAGCTCGCGCGCTACACGACGCAGCTGCGGCGGCTGCCCGGTGCGCTCGAAGACGTGCTCGGGCTGGAGCCGCAGATCGAGCGCTGGGCGGCGGAATTCTCGCAGCACGAAAACGCGCTGTTTCTCGGGCGCGGGCTGCACTACCCGATCGCGCTCGAAGGTGCGCTGAAGCTGAAGGAGATTTCGTATATCCACGCGGAAGCGTATCCGGCGGGTGAGCTGAAACACGGGCCGCTCGCACTCGTGACGCACACGATGCCGGTTGCGACGATCGCGCCGAACGACGCGTTGCTCGAAAAGCTCAAGTCGAACATGCAGGAAGTGCGGGCGCGTGGCGGGCAGCTTTACGTGTTCGCCGATGCGGATACGCGGATCGACAACGGCGAAGGCGTGTCCGTGCTGCGGATGCCGGATTACTACGGGCTGTTGTCGCCGATCCTGCACGTCGTGCCGTTGCAATTGCTCGCGTATCACGCGGCGTGCTTGCGCGGTGCGGATATCGACAAGCCGAGGAATCTGGCGAAATCGGTGACGGTGGAGTGA
- a CDS encoding polysaccharide deacetylase family protein has protein sequence MLAKSGKFLRILFALFALAFAFSPGGVQAATNQLILLVPNTLTLPDPRVSAWLDTAQEEGLQITVMTDSQFMAAGASLSQYPGLILPDQVHTTADDTLVTAIQNYALNGGKVMLVYDFGVLNSAGFYVSPKSRFSNMVGVDYVLYDQLGGNMIGLGNVTGMSSWLRTLQVPPGKSMTWTTTASTTTTASVMAAATTSNAKTNNSSKQTTGTALYLSGSPSNPGGLANYNHGAWFQYDTSPSGSGVLNQTAPKLTGVANGKQVKSGTYSANSLVSTTTGKAATTLASTMATTTDTLEGISGYVYGFLTYPSFVTQGTYTGTTILTSPTFGLVSGYNTYGNGGVLFVNLPLAYLDGQTDGMLIHGYLHYFGTQMLNLPSLSPLPKAMAGLVFNWHFCAGDQIQPALQLKNLGVWNNGPFSLVITAGPDEAAFGDGDGVNLANNPTALNLVKYFLSKGHHVGSHGGWIHDYWGANASETNASTFTQYLVMNHQAIQAATGQPDVEYAAPEGNTPTWSVNWLEANGFNGYYFTGHTGSAPTRAYRNGALLNPGLWAYPVMPFGKYATFEEFQQYAVPTSDVNNWYAALMNFVVANRTSRLIYAHPLGASSYTSTLSAIFSQANTLKLLGQFKWYTMSDITIFDRARLNVTWTATDTGSGWAFAASHPTSLANMTWLLPKKSFALPLITQGIGSVVITDSTYWLVTANSGTSFKFSSAKVN, from the coding sequence ATGTTGGCAAAGTCAGGCAAGTTCTTGCGGATCCTGTTCGCGTTGTTCGCGCTCGCGTTCGCATTCAGTCCGGGCGGCGTTCAGGCAGCCACCAACCAGCTCATCCTGCTGGTGCCGAATACGCTGACGTTGCCCGATCCGCGCGTGTCCGCATGGCTCGACACCGCACAGGAGGAAGGGCTGCAGATCACGGTGATGACCGACAGCCAGTTCATGGCGGCCGGCGCGTCGCTGTCGCAGTATCCCGGCCTGATCCTGCCCGACCAGGTGCATACGACGGCCGACGACACGCTCGTCACGGCGATCCAGAACTATGCGCTGAACGGCGGCAAGGTCATGCTCGTCTACGATTTCGGCGTGCTGAATTCGGCCGGCTTCTACGTGAGCCCGAAATCTCGTTTCAGCAACATGGTCGGTGTGGACTACGTACTGTATGACCAATTGGGCGGCAACATGATCGGTCTCGGCAACGTGACCGGCATGAGCAGCTGGCTGCGCACGCTCCAGGTGCCTCCCGGCAAGTCGATGACGTGGACCACGACGGCTTCGACCACGACGACCGCCAGCGTCATGGCCGCGGCGACCACCAGCAACGCGAAGACGAACAATTCGTCGAAGCAGACGACCGGCACCGCGCTCTATCTGTCCGGCAGCCCGTCGAACCCCGGCGGCCTCGCCAACTACAACCATGGCGCATGGTTCCAGTACGACACGTCGCCTTCAGGCAGCGGCGTGCTGAACCAGACGGCCCCGAAGCTGACCGGCGTTGCGAACGGCAAGCAGGTGAAGTCCGGCACGTATAGCGCCAACTCGCTCGTCAGCACGACGACCGGCAAGGCCGCCACCACGCTCGCGTCGACCATGGCGACGACCACCGACACGCTCGAAGGCATCTCCGGCTACGTGTACGGTTTCCTGACCTATCCGAGCTTCGTCACGCAGGGGACGTACACCGGCACGACGATCCTGACCTCGCCGACGTTCGGGCTGGTGTCCGGCTACAACACGTACGGCAACGGCGGCGTACTGTTCGTCAACCTGCCGCTCGCCTACCTCGACGGCCAGACCGACGGCATGCTGATTCACGGCTACCTGCATTATTTCGGCACGCAGATGCTGAACCTGCCGTCGCTGTCGCCGCTGCCGAAGGCGATGGCCGGGCTGGTGTTCAACTGGCACTTCTGCGCGGGCGACCAGATCCAGCCGGCGCTCCAGCTGAAGAACCTCGGCGTGTGGAACAACGGACCGTTCTCGCTCGTGATCACGGCCGGCCCCGACGAAGCGGCCTTCGGCGACGGCGACGGTGTGAACCTCGCCAACAACCCCACCGCGCTGAATCTCGTGAAGTATTTCCTGAGCAAGGGCCATCACGTCGGCAGCCACGGCGGCTGGATTCACGACTACTGGGGGGCAAATGCCAGCGAAACGAACGCGAGCACGTTCACGCAGTACCTGGTGATGAACCATCAGGCCATCCAGGCTGCGACGGGCCAGCCGGACGTCGAATACGCGGCGCCGGAAGGCAACACGCCGACCTGGTCGGTCAACTGGCTCGAAGCCAACGGCTTCAACGGGTACTACTTCACCGGCCACACCGGCTCGGCGCCGACCCGCGCATATCGCAACGGCGCGCTGCTGAACCCGGGCCTGTGGGCTTACCCGGTGATGCCGTTCGGCAAGTACGCGACGTTCGAGGAGTTCCAGCAGTATGCGGTTCCGACGAGCGACGTGAACAACTGGTACGCAGCCCTGATGAACTTCGTCGTCGCGAACCGCACGAGCCGGCTGATCTATGCGCACCCGCTTGGCGCGTCGTCCTATACGTCGACACTGTCGGCGATCTTCTCGCAGGCGAATACGCTGAAGCTGCTCGGTCAGTTCAAGTGGTACACGATGAGTGACATCACGATCTTCGATCGTGCACGCCTGAACGTCACGTGGACGGCTACCGACACGGGCAGCGGCTGGGCATTCGCCGCCAGCCACCCGACCAGCCTCGCGAACATGACCTGGCTGCTGCCGAAGAAGTCGTTCGCGCTGCCGTTGATCACGCAGGGTATCGGCAGTGTCGTCATCACCGATTCGACGTACTGGCTCGTCACCGCGAACAGCGGCACCAGCTTCAAGTTCTCCAGCGCCAAGGTGAACTGA
- a CDS encoding YaiO family outer membrane beta-barrel protein, producing MSDRPCHRGPRVPVATLAVLCGVAFGTPPVLAALPDDAAAPPVQSPDVPTVITPRPRDESTFVRVSADGLPDGVPLAEFTPDDTNRPPLPDAIVTHVQAPQEKHTELSLGYSSAHLTHGYGDWYGVHLRGVYQDGGRTVLGELAQLHRFGENTQLGALTYVQDFNPDWFGGIGFAGTTSGTILPSARVDLSINRKLLSNRSLVVSLGAGYAWNRSGHRDQLYHAGLIWYALPKWIFEAGTNYTVDSPGSVKAPAYYGAVTYGEVGKSVIVLRGGFGREAYQVTGSGSQIADFRSHEIDAKWRYWFTRKWGTQIEFDYYHNPYYSRIGGELSVFYRW from the coding sequence ATGTCCGATCGCCCCTGCCATCGCGGCCCGCGCGTGCCGGTTGCCACCCTCGCGGTGCTGTGCGGCGTCGCCTTCGGTACGCCACCGGTACTGGCGGCACTGCCGGACGACGCCGCCGCGCCGCCCGTGCAGTCGCCCGACGTTCCCACCGTCATCACGCCGCGGCCGCGCGACGAATCCACATTCGTACGCGTCAGCGCCGACGGCCTGCCGGACGGCGTGCCGCTCGCCGAGTTCACGCCTGACGATACGAACCGGCCGCCGCTGCCCGACGCAATCGTCACACATGTCCAGGCGCCGCAAGAAAAACATACCGAACTGTCGCTCGGCTATTCGAGCGCACACCTGACGCACGGCTACGGCGACTGGTACGGCGTGCATCTGCGCGGGGTCTATCAGGACGGCGGGCGTACCGTGCTCGGCGAGCTCGCGCAACTGCACCGCTTCGGCGAGAACACGCAGCTCGGCGCACTGACCTACGTGCAGGACTTCAACCCCGACTGGTTCGGCGGCATCGGCTTCGCCGGCACCACGTCAGGGACGATCCTGCCGAGCGCACGCGTCGACCTGTCGATCAATCGCAAGCTATTGTCGAATCGTTCGCTGGTCGTGTCGCTGGGCGCCGGCTACGCGTGGAACCGCAGCGGCCATCGAGACCAGCTCTATCACGCCGGCCTGATCTGGTACGCGCTGCCGAAATGGATCTTCGAGGCCGGCACGAACTACACGGTCGATTCGCCCGGATCGGTCAAGGCACCGGCCTATTACGGCGCCGTCACCTACGGCGAAGTCGGCAAGAGCGTGATCGTGCTGCGCGGCGGGTTCGGCCGCGAGGCCTATCAGGTCACTGGCTCCGGCTCGCAGATCGCCGATTTCCGCAGCCACGAGATCGACGCGAAATGGCGCTACTGGTTCACGCGCAAGTGGGGAACGCAGATCGAGTTCGACTACTATCACAACCCTTACTACTCACGGATCGGCGGCGAGCTGAGCGTGTTCTATCGCTGGTAG
- a CDS encoding polymer-forming cytoskeletal protein, with protein sequence MTTFNVMVPVAGVLSLPFLPMLHELIRRSDVAALPIGDGPFVDQALLATRWHDALRAYAAGEPPADPSAAPPWQALGLAVQHADTIHVAHDEHRDGVLHADRTITLDGGARAAYAFADERIDIRAGATIGALAHAPRIDVDGAVLRGVVVGGTVHLHGAGGFASLYGEPIVFGAAPSARPASVPAAPRRAISLTRHFASLPHRFLHGRYLVHCDVRLPAHTVVQGNLIVDGTLTLGEGCVLRGSVKAHRVELERHALLHGAVFARDDVLLANASCIDGVVSAGGLLRLTGARIGVAGHPVSACARDVSVVGHACVHGDLVAWRSGWFHASR encoded by the coding sequence ATGACGACCTTCAATGTGATGGTGCCGGTGGCCGGCGTGCTCAGCCTGCCGTTCCTGCCGATGCTGCATGAACTGATCCGGCGCAGCGACGTCGCGGCCCTGCCGATCGGCGACGGTCCGTTCGTCGATCAGGCATTGCTCGCCACGCGATGGCACGACGCACTGCGGGCATACGCGGCCGGCGAACCGCCGGCCGACCCGTCCGCCGCACCGCCCTGGCAAGCACTCGGGCTGGCCGTACAGCACGCCGACACGATCCACGTCGCGCACGACGAGCATCGCGACGGCGTGCTCCATGCCGATCGCACGATCACGCTCGACGGCGGCGCCCGCGCGGCGTACGCGTTCGCCGACGAGCGCATCGACATTCGCGCCGGCGCGACGATCGGCGCGCTTGCGCACGCACCGCGGATCGACGTCGACGGTGCGGTACTGCGCGGCGTCGTGGTCGGCGGCACGGTGCACCTGCACGGCGCCGGCGGTTTCGCGTCCCTGTACGGCGAACCGATCGTCTTCGGTGCCGCGCCGAGTGCGCGACCCGCCAGCGTGCCGGCGGCGCCGCGCCGCGCGATCTCGCTCACCCGCCACTTCGCGTCGCTGCCGCACCGCTTCCTGCACGGCCGCTACCTGGTGCATTGCGACGTTCGCCTGCCCGCGCACACGGTCGTGCAAGGCAACCTCATCGTCGACGGCACGCTCACGCTCGGCGAAGGCTGCGTGCTGCGCGGCAGCGTCAAGGCGCATCGCGTCGAACTCGAACGTCATGCGTTGCTGCACGGCGCCGTGTTCGCGCGCGACGACGTGCTGCTCGCGAACGCGAGCTGCATCGACGGCGTCGTGTCGGCCGGCGGCCTGCTGCGGCTGACCGGTGCGCGCATCGGTGTCGCCGGCCATCCTGTCAGCGCGTGCGCGCGCGATGTCTCGGTCGTCGGTCACGCATGCGTGCATGGCGACCTCGTCGCGTGGCGCAGCGGCTGGTTCCACGCATCCCGTTAA